The segment CGCGCCCGGTCGGGTCTGGTCGCGAATCTGCTGGTCCGCACGGTCGGCGGCGACACGGTGACCCTGCAGTTGGGGCTGTCGTCGGGATCGGACGAGGTCACCGAGGAGCAGCGCGCCGCGGTGGCGCCGGGAGCCCCGCTGGTGCCTGCGCCGGTCTCCGACGACGAGTTCGTTCAGCTGGTCCGGACCGCCGTCGAACGCGCGACGCAGGGCTGAACAACCCTTCCGCCCACTCGGTCGGTGTGAAATGAGACACTTTCATCTCGTCGCGGGTGTCGCGGAGTCGGAATGACGCCCTCCGTCGGCCCCCGCGAAGGCCTCGAACGTTTTCCCAGTACGCGCGTACTTTTTGGCGTAAGCGGCGGAGTGCTTGTGATGCTGATCTTTGCAAGATTTGCAAAACTCGCCGGTAACCTGGTTGGTATTAACACCTGTCAAGGTCTGGACCTGGGCATTTGTTCTGTGGCAACCTGTTTTCAGGCAAAGCCTCAAGGTGTCGATCAGTTCGCAAGACTGGGCGGCACATCAAATCTCACGGTTTCTGAGATCGAGAAGTTCTAACGAAAGCGAAGGCTATGAGCAACGTCGGAAAGCCCCGTACCGCCGCCGAAATCCAGCAGGACTGGGACACCAACCCCCGCTGGAAGAACGTCAAGCGCGACTACACCGCAGAGCAGGTCGCTGAGCTTCAGGGCACGGTCGTCGAAGAGCAGACCCTCGCTCGTCGTGGCGCCGAGATCCTGTGGGACGCCGTCAACGTCGACGACGACAGCTACATCAACTCGCTCGGCGCACTGACCGGCAACATGGCCGTTCAGCAGGTCCGCGCGGGCCTCAAGGCCATCTACCTCTCGGGCTGGCAGGTCGCCGGCGACGCGAACCTCGCGGGCCAGACCTACCCCGACCAGTCGCTGTACCCGGCCAACTCGGTCCCGGCCGTCGTTCGTCGCATCAACAACGCGCTGCTGCGCGCCGACGAGATCGCCCGCATCGAGGGTGACACCTCGGTCGACAACTGGGTCGTCCCGATCGTCGCCGACGGTGAGGCCGGCTTCGGTGGCGCCCTCAACGTCTACGAGCTCCAGAAGTCGATGATCGCCTCGGGCGTCGCCGGCTCGCACTGGGAGGACCAGCTCGCTTCGGAGAAGAAGTGCGGCCACCTCGGCGGCAAGGTGCTGATCCCGACCCAGCAGCACATCCGCACCCTGACCTCGGCCCGCCTGGCCGCCGACGTCATGAACGTCCCGACCGTCGTCATCGCTCGTACCGATGCCGAGGCCGCCACCCTGATCACCTCGGACGTCGACGACCGCGACAAGCCGTTCCTGGACGGCACCCGCACCGCCGAGGGCTTCTACGGCGTCAAGAAGGGCCTGGAGTCCTGCATCTCGCGTGCCAAGGCCTACGCTCCGTACTCCGACCTCATCTGGATGGAGACCGGTGTCCCGGACCTCGAGGTCGCCAAGAAGTTCGCCGAGGCTGTCAAGGCCGACTTCCCGGACCAGATGCTGGCCTACAACTGCAGCCCGTCCTTCAACTGGAAGGCTGCTCTGGACGACGACACCATCGCCAAGTTCCAGAAGGAGCTCGGCGCGATGGGCTTCAAGTTCCAGTTCATCACCCTGGCCGGCTTCCACGCCCTCAACTACGGCATGTTCGACCTGGCTCACGGCTACGCCCGCAACGGCATGACCGCCTTCGTCGACCTGCAGGAGCGCGAGTTCAAGGCTGCTGAAGAGCGTGGCTTCACCGCCATCAAGCACCAGCGTGAGGTCGGTGCCGGCTACTTCGACGCCGTCGCCACCACCGTCGACCCGAACACCTCGACCGCGGCTCTGAAGGGCTCCACCGAGGAGGGCCAGTTCCACTAGGAACTGACTGACACGGCCTCGAAGAGGTCGGGCAAGAGCATCGTGAACCCGGGGCACTGGGAGGGGCAAGACTCCTGCATGCCCCGGGTTCACTGCTAAGCAGACGCGGTTCCGCATCCGTGCCGGCGGCGCGACGAGTCCGCCGACCGCGCGACGCGGCACCAGGACATTCAGGGAGCGCTGTCTCGTGGCAAGTGACAAGATTTCGCGCGTCGGCATCGTCGGCGCAGGTCAGATGGGTGCAGGTATCGCCGAGGTGTGCGCCCGCGCCGACGTGGACGTCCTCGTGCACGAATCGAGCCGCGACCTCGTCACCGCCGGTCGTGCCCGCATCCTGCGCTCGCTCGACCGCGGCGTCAGCAGCGGCAAACTCACCGAAC is part of the Gordonia phthalatica genome and harbors:
- the aceA gene encoding isocitrate lyase — protein: MSNVGKPRTAAEIQQDWDTNPRWKNVKRDYTAEQVAELQGTVVEEQTLARRGAEILWDAVNVDDDSYINSLGALTGNMAVQQVRAGLKAIYLSGWQVAGDANLAGQTYPDQSLYPANSVPAVVRRINNALLRADEIARIEGDTSVDNWVVPIVADGEAGFGGALNVYELQKSMIASGVAGSHWEDQLASEKKCGHLGGKVLIPTQQHIRTLTSARLAADVMNVPTVVIARTDAEAATLITSDVDDRDKPFLDGTRTAEGFYGVKKGLESCISRAKAYAPYSDLIWMETGVPDLEVAKKFAEAVKADFPDQMLAYNCSPSFNWKAALDDDTIAKFQKELGAMGFKFQFITLAGFHALNYGMFDLAHGYARNGMTAFVDLQEREFKAAEERGFTAIKHQREVGAGYFDAVATTVDPNTSTAALKGSTEEGQFH